Below is a window of Micromonospora chersina DNA.
CCGGGCGGCCGGGTCGGAGACGAGCGCGACCGCGTCGGCCGCCGCGCGGAGCTGCTGGCAGAGGGCGTCGACGGAGGTGCGCACCCCGGCCGCCGCCAGGCCCAGCCGCTCGGTGGCGCGGCCCCGGTCGACGGCGCTCAGGGTGGACCCGACGAAGAACGCGCCGAGCAGGACGGGGCCGAGCACCACCGTGAGGAACGCCGCCGTCAACCGCCCGCGTAGCGTCAAGCTTCCCCCCGGAAGTTCCGCGCCCCTCCCTGCGATGCTGACACAGAGCGACCGGGAGGCAAGCGTTGCGTCAGGAGTGTTGCGTGCCGGAATTTTCTGATGGAGCGGATGTGGCCAAGCGCGACCTGCGCGTCGCCCTGCTCGCCCACCGCCGGTCGCTGCCGGCGTCGCGCCGGGCGGAGGCGGCGGCGTCCGTCCAGGCCGAGCTTGTCGCCCTGGTACGCCGGCTGCGCCCCACCCGGATGACCGCGTACGTGCCGGTCGCCTCGGAGCCCGGCGGCGACGACCTGCCCGCGGTGCTGCGGGCGGCGCTGCCGCCGGCGGCGGAGCTGCTGCTGCCGGTGCTCCTCGACGACCTCGACCTGGACTGGGCGGCCTACACCGACCCGGAGTCGCTGCGGGCCGCCGGCCGGGGCCTGCGCGAGCCGACCGGCCCGCCGCTGGGGAGCGCGGCGGTCGCCGGGGCCGACCTCGTGGTGGTGCCGGCGCTGGCGGTGGACCGCCGGGGCTTCCGGCTGGGCCGGGGCGGCGGCTCGTACGACCGGGCACTGGCCCGGGTGCCCGCCACGGTCCCCACGGTGGCGCTGCTGCACGACGGGGAGCTGGTCGAGGCGGTACCGGCCCAGCCGCACGACCGGCCGGTGCGCTTCGTGATCACGCCGGGCGGCGGGCTGGCGGCGGTGCCGGATGTGGCCCGGGGCGCTTCCGCTGGACGAACCCGGGTTCCATGACGCACCATTGGCACTCGAATCCGTCGAGTGCCAACCGGCCGTGCCAAGATCCGGAGGAGAACGTGCCCACGTACCAGTACGCCTGCACCGCGTGCGGCCACCAGCTCGAGGCGGTGCAGTCCTTCTCTGACGCGCCGCTGACCGAGTGCCCGGCGTGTGAGGGGCGGCTGCGCAAGGTCTTCAACTCGGTCGGCATCGTGTTCAAGGGCTCCGGCTTCTACCGTACGGACTCCCGTTCGTCCGGTTCCGAGAGCGCCACGAGCACCGCGAGCAAGCCGGCCAAGTCGGAGTCGTCGACAAGCGGATCGTCCGGCAGCTCCACGAACGGGTCGAGCAACGGCTCGTCCGCCGCGTCGTCCAGCTCGTCTTCCGGGTCGTCGTCCGGCTCGTCCTCCGGTTCGTCGACCAGCAAGGCGCCGGCCAGCAGCTCCTCCTGACCTCATCAGGTCTCCCGAAAAGTGGTCATCCGTGCGGGATGGCCACTTTTCGCGTTCCCGGACGGTTTCCCCCGGCACGCGTTGCCCCACCCACCCCGGCGTTGATCAAGAAGTTTGCGTCAAAATCTCGCGCCATCGCGACGCAAACTTCTTGATCAACGATGTCTTGGGCGTTCCACAGGCTGGCGTGTTTTCCACAGGTCGGCGGGTTTTCCACAGGTGGGTTCCTTGGGGCGGCGGCCACCGGCGGCTGCTGCCTAACCTGCCCGCGTACTTGTCGGATCGGTGGGCGGGAGGGGCGACGTGGCGGGTGGGGAGGCATCGCTGCGGCCGGTGCGTTGGCGTGGGCTGCCCCGGGGCCGGACACTGCTCCGGGTGGCGCTGGTCGCGGTGCTGCTCGGGCTGGCGGCAGCCGTGCTGAAGACTCCGGCGGGTTGTCAGCCCGATGGGAGCCCGGCCCGGGACCCCGCCTCGACCGGCGGCGCTCCGGCTGCCGGCGCTCCGGGTGTCGGGGCCCCGGCCGCCGGTGGCGGCGTGCCGGGTGGTGGCGTCCAGGCCGGTGGTGGCGGTCCGCCTGGCGGCGTCCAGGCGGGTGGTGACCGTCGGGGCACTGCCCTTCCGCTGCCGGCCGGGGCGGTCGGGGTGCCTGTCCGGCTCGCCGAGCCGGCCGCACTGGCCGTGCTCCGCCCCGGCGCCCGGGTTGACCTGCTGGTCGTACCGGCCGGCGGGGCGACGGGAACGGCCACCCTGCTCGCGCCGCGGGCGCTCGTCCTCGACGTGGTGGGCGCGGCCGGGGCGGTGGACGGCTCCTCGGCGCTCTACCTGGCGCTCCGCCCCGAGCAGGCCCAGCGGGCGGTCGGCCTGCCCGAGGGCAGCCGCTTCGCCGTGGTGGTCCGCGAATGACCCGGTCGGTCGGGGCGGCCTTGTCCGCCGGGGGCCCGGAACCTTCGCTCGCGGCGCAGGCGGGTCAGTCCCAGTGCGGGGGGCGCTCGGCGAGCAGCCAGTCCTCGTTGCCGTAGGACCGCTCGCCCCAGCCACGGTCGGTGTCGTCGGTGGTCTGCTCGGGCAGCACCACGAAGTCTTCGCTGAGGTCGACCACGCGGTCGTCGTCGCCGCGCGGGACACGGATGCCGGGATCGCTCACGAGCGGCAAGGATACCGCCGGAAGGACACCAGTTCGACCGTCGCGGGGCGAACGCCCGGCACGGCGGGCCGTCCGGGTGCGGCAGGCCTCGGGCGCGGCGGGCCGCCCGGCGCAGCAGGCCGGGTCCGAGCCGGGCGGCACGCCGGGGGTCCGCGCGGGGCGGCAGGCCGGGGGCTCCGCGCGGTGCGGCAGGCGGGGCCCGCGTGTAGACCCGGCCCGTCGCGTCGGACGGCCGACCGGCCCGGGCGTTGGTAGCGTCGGACGGCGTGACGACGCCGAGCGGTGGCAGCCCTGAGGACGAGACCTGGCGACGCCCGGACCAGCCGGCCGGCGAGGCCCCGGCGCCCGGCACCCACCGACCGGAGCCGGCGACCGGCAGCGACCAGCCCGACGGTTCGAACACTGAAGAACCCGGGCCCGGTAGCTCATCCGGCGGCGAAGCCGGGTCCGGTGGCTCGGCCGGCGGCGTCGCTATGGACCCGGAGGCCAGCCCCTGGTCGCGCGCCGGCCACACCGACAACCCGTGGGCGAGGCCCGGCCAGGGTGCCGCCTCGACCGGAGGCTGGCCCGGTCAGGCTGCTCCGACCGGAGGCTGGCCCGGTCAGGTCGCCCCGGCCGGTGGCTGGCCGCAGCAGCCCGCTGGGGCAGGCGGCTGGGGCCCGGGTGGCGCGCCGGGTGGCTACGCCGGGCCGCCGCCGACCATCCCACCGCCGCCGGGTTGGCGCCCGCCGGTGCACGTGCGGCCCACGCCGCCCCGCCAGCTCCCGGCGCAGGACATGGCCGCCATGGACCAGGCCGAGGGACGGGCCCAGCGGCTCACCTACGGCATCGGCGCCGTCGTCGGCGTCGTGCTGGTGCTGCTCACCTGCCTGCTCTGCTCGCGCCTGCTCTTCTGAGCCGGCCGAACACCGCTGATCCGAGCACCCGGCCGGAACGAAGTCAGACGATGCCGCTCCAGACCATCTTCGCCCCGCTGTCACCGGTCAGGTAGACGTACATGAGCGCGAAGACGGCAAGCACGACCACCACGCCGGTGAGCACCAGGGGCAGCCAACGGGGCAGGTCACGGGTTCGGGGCAGGCCGCTGGTCACCAGCAGCAGGAGGAGCGCCGCGACGGCCAGCCCGACGGTGAACCAGAGCAGGTTCTCGCCGTACTCGGAGTGTTCGTGGATCTTCTGGAGGCCCTCGGGCGGGTAGCCCCGCTTGCGGAGCACCTCCTCCAACTCCTCGCCGGACTCCGTCGCCACCCAGGCGATGATGGGGGTGAGCACGGCGAGGACCGCCACCGCCCAGCCCATGCGAGGCCGCCAGCGGGGCAGCACCCCGTACGCGACGGAGAGCAACGCCAGCAGCGGCACCAGCACCACGGCGGCGTGTACGACCAGGACGTGGCCCGGCAGGCCGTTGACTTCCCTGAACACCGACACCTCCGGCGAGTGGACGGGATCGCGCGGTCAGCGTACGACGTGATGATCCGCCGTCGCCGTTCCGTACATCGACACACGCACGTGTGCCCGGCGTGGTTCACCTGTGGCCCCGGCCACCCGCGGTCACGCTCGCTTGTCGGCCCGGGGGCACCGTGCTGTCATGGACGCATGTCCACCGGTGAGGAGCTGCTCCGGTCGAGGGGCCTTCGGGTCACCCGACCGCGCCTCGCCGTGCTGGACGTGCTGGCCGCCGGCGGTCACCTGGAGGTCGACGAGATCACCCGCCGGGTCCGCGAGCGCCTCGACTCGGTCTCCACCCAGGCCGTCTACGACGTGCTCGGCGCGCTGTCGCGGGCCGGGCTGTCCCGGCGGATCGAGCCGGCCGGCAGTCCCGCGCGGTACGAGGCCCGCGTCGGGGACAACCACCACCACGTGGTGTGCCGGGGCTGCGGCGAGATCGCCGACGTGGACTGCGCCACCGGCGACGCCCCGTGCCTCGACCCGAACGTGTCGCACGGCTTCGAGGTGGACGAGGCGGAAGTGACCTTCTGGGGCCTCTGCCCGGCCTGCCAGGCCCGCCGCTCCGCCGACGACTGACGGCTGCGGCTCGGGGACGGCCTGGTGTGCCCGGCGCGTGGCACTCTTGGGCGGTGGATTCCGATGACCTCGGCCTGTTCGGTCCGGGTTCGGTCACGTGGAAGGTGCACGAGGAGCCGATCCTGATCGTCGCCGGCCTGCGTTCGCTCTACCTCCAGGCGCTGCACCCCCGCGCGATGGCCGGCGTGGCGCAGAACAGCAACTACAAGTCCGACGCCTGGGGCCGGCTGATCCGCACGGCCACCTACGTGGCGACGACGATCTACGGCACCACCGCCGAGGCGGAGGCGGCCGGCCGGCGGCTGCGGACGCTGCACGCCCGGATGCGCGCCACCGACCCGTTCACCGGCGAGCAGTTCCGGATCGACGATCCCGACCTGCTGCGCTGGGTGCACGTCACCGAGGTCGAGTCGTTCGTGAGCACCGCACGCCGGGCCGGCCTCGCGCTGACCGACGACGAGGTGGACGGCTACTACACCGAGCAGCGCCGGGCGGCGGCCCTGGTCGGGCTGGACCCGGCCGACGTGCCGGGCACCGCCGCCGAGGTGGCCGACTACTACCGCCGGGTCCGGCCCGAGCTGCGGATGACGAAAGAGGCGGCCGAGACGGCGCTCTTCCTGACCGCCCCGCCGATCCCGTGGAAGCTCAGCCTGCCGGTGAAGCTGGGCCTGCACCTCGGCCCGCCACGCTGGGCGTACCTGGGGATCGCCGGCACGGCGCTGGCGCTGCTGCCGGGCTGGGCCCACCGGCTGTACGGCGGCCTCGGCCTGCCCACCACCGCGCTCTCGGCGGACCTGAGCGTGCGCGCGCTGCGACTGGCTCTCGCGGCGGTGCCGCGCCGCTACCGGGAGGGCCCGTTGCAGCAGGCCGCCAAGGAGCGCGCCGCCCGCCTCGCCGCCGCCTGACTCCCCGGCCACCCGATCGCGACCGCGCTGCCCGCCGGCGCGGGCGGGTCAGTCCTGGTCGGCGGCCGGCTCGGCGGGGCGCTCCACGGCCGCCCACGGGTCCTTGCCGGGGGCCTGCGCGCCGGCCGGGCAGGTGCGCCGGTAGTCGCACCAGCCGCAGCGTGGCCCCGGCTCGGTGGGGAACGCCGTGTCGGGGTCGGCCCCGTCGGCGACGGCCCGCTCGGCGGCCATGATGTCCCGGGCGGTGTCCTCGGCGCGGGTGAGCTGCCGCTGCAACGACTCCGGGCTGTGCTCGTGCGCGGCGACCGTGCCGGTGGGCAGGTGGTGCAGCTCGACCCGGCGGCACGGGCGGCGGAAGACCCGCTCGGCCGCGTACGCGTAGAGCGCGAGGGCCTGCGAGCCGCGCGCGTCGTCGCTGTCCAGCCCGGTGCGGCCGGTCTTGTAGTCGACGATGACCAGCTCGGGCCGGCCGTCGGGGCCGGGGCGGGAGTCGATCCGGTCGGTGCGGCCGTTGAAGGCGAGCACCGCGGTCTTCACGGCGACCACCCGCTCCACCCCGACCGGCTCGTCGGCCGGGTCGAGCCCCGCCACGTAGGACTCCAGCCAGGACAGCGCCCGCCGGAAGGCGTCCCGCTCCTGCTCGTCGTCGCGGTAGCCCTCGCGCACCCAGGTGCCCTTGAGCAGGGTGGCCAGCACCTCGGGGCGGCGGCGGTCGGGGGCCAGCGCGTACCAGTTCTTCAGGGCGGTGTGGACGCTGGCGCCGAGCGAGTTGTGCGCCCACGGCGGGCCCTTGGGCGGCGCGGGGCGGTCCACGTACGAGTAGCGGTAGCGGCGGGGGCAGTCGGCGTAGGCGCCGAGCTTGCTGGGCGTGCAGACGAAGAGCCGTTCCGGCATGCCCTCGAAACCGAGCTGCTCGGCCTGCTCGGCGCGTGGCCGGGGTGGCCGGCCGCCGGTGGGTCGCCCGGTCGGGGAGGGTCGTCGCACGCCTGAGATCCTGCCACCTCCGTACGACAGCGCCGCGACGGCTCAGCCCATGGTGAGGTACTGCGTGACGAACGCGGCGATGGCGTCGGCGATGAGCTGCACGGCGATGGCGGCCAGCAGCAGGCCGGCGATCCGGGTGAGCACCTCGATCCCGCCGGGCCGGAGGACCTTGACGATGCCGCCGGAGAAGCGCAGCACCACCCAGACCGCGACCATGACCGCGACGATCGCGGCGGCGATGGCGAGGTAGTCGGTGAAGCCGCCGGCCTGCTGCACGAAGAGCATGGTGGCGACGATGGCGCCGGGACCGGCCAGCAGCGGGGTGCCCAGCGGCACCAGCGCGATGTTGGAGGTGGCCTGCTGGTTCGGGTCGTCGGACTTGCCGGTCAGCAGCTCCAGGGCGACGAGGATCAGCAGCAACCCGCCGGCGGCCTGCAACGCGGGAAGGTCGACGTGCAGGTAGGCCAGGATCGTCTGGCCGGCCACGGCGAACACCACGATCACGCCGAGCGCCAACGCGACGGCCTGCCAGGCGGCCCGGTTCCGGTCGCGGGCGGCCAGCGGGCCGGTCAGCGCGAGGAAGATGGGCATCATGCCGGGCGGGTCGACGATCACCAGCAGGGTCACGAAGACCTCGCCGAAGAGCTTGAGATCCACCCGGACACGGTAGCCGCGCCGCCGGAACGCTTCAGCCTGAAGCGACCGGGGTCACCCCCCGAGCCAGCTCGACGATCCGCTCGTACGCCTCCACCCCGGTGGTGAACGCGCCGAGCCGGACGGTCTTGTGCGTGCCGTGGAAGTCCGATGATCCGGTGACCAGCAGCCCCAGCTCGGCGGCGAGCGCGCGGACGTGCTCCCGCTCGGCCGGGCTGTGGTCCTCGTGGTCGGCCTCCAGGCCGGCCAGGCCGGCAGCGGCCAGCTCCACGATCAGCTCGTCGGGGACGATCCGGCCGCGGCGGCTGGCCCGGGGGTGGGCGAAGACCGGCACCCCGCCGGCCGCCCGGACCAGCGCCACGGCCCGGAACACGTCGATGTCCTCCTTGGGCAGCCGGTACCGCTCCCCCAGCCAGCGCGGACCGAACGCCTCGGTGGTGGTGGCGACCAGCCCGGCCCGGATCAGCGCCTGGGCGATGTGGGGCCGGCCGACGGTGCCGCCGGCCGCGCCGGCCAGGATCTCGGACCAGCTCACCCGGATCCCGTCGGCCTGGAGCAGCCGCACGATGCGCTCGCCGCGTTCCTCCCGGGCGCGCCGGACCCGGGCCAGCTCGGCGACCAGCTCCGGCTCGGTCGGGTCGAAGAGGTACGCGAGCAGGTGCAGCGGGATCGCCGGCTCGACGCCGAACCAGCGGCAGGAGAGTTCGGCGCCCCGGACCAGGGTGAGGCCGCGCGGCAGGGCGGCGACCGCCGGCTCCCAGCCGGCCGTGGTGTCGTGGTCGGTGAGCGCCACGACGTCGAGACCGGCCTCGGCGGCGGCCCGGACCAGCTCGGCGGGGCCG
It encodes the following:
- a CDS encoding oxygenase MpaB family protein codes for the protein MDSDDLGLFGPGSVTWKVHEEPILIVAGLRSLYLQALHPRAMAGVAQNSNYKSDAWGRLIRTATYVATTIYGTTAEAEAAGRRLRTLHARMRATDPFTGEQFRIDDPDLLRWVHVTEVESFVSTARRAGLALTDDEVDGYYTEQRRAAALVGLDPADVPGTAAEVADYYRRVRPELRMTKEAAETALFLTAPPIPWKLSLPVKLGLHLGPPRWAYLGIAGTALALLPGWAHRLYGGLGLPTTALSADLSVRALRLALAAVPRRYREGPLQQAAKERAARLAAA
- a CDS encoding RecB family exonuclease — its product is MPERLFVCTPSKLGAYADCPRRYRYSYVDRPAPPKGPPWAHNSLGASVHTALKNWYALAPDRRRPEVLATLLKGTWVREGYRDDEQERDAFRRALSWLESYVAGLDPADEPVGVERVVAVKTAVLAFNGRTDRIDSRPGPDGRPELVIVDYKTGRTGLDSDDARGSQALALYAYAAERVFRRPCRRVELHHLPTGTVAAHEHSPESLQRQLTRAEDTARDIMAAERAVADGADPDTAFPTEPGPRCGWCDYRRTCPAGAQAPGKDPWAAVERPAEPAADQD
- a CDS encoding flagellar biosynthesis protein FlgA, which translates into the protein MAGGEASLRPVRWRGLPRGRTLLRVALVAVLLGLAAAVLKTPAGCQPDGSPARDPASTGGAPAAGAPGVGAPAAGGGVPGGGVQAGGGGPPGGVQAGGDRRGTALPLPAGAVGVPVRLAEPAALAVLRPGARVDLLVVPAGGATGTATLLAPRALVLDVVGAAGAVDGSSALYLALRPEQAQRAVGLPEGSRFAVVVRE
- a CDS encoding Fur family transcriptional regulator, with translation MSTGEELLRSRGLRVTRPRLAVLDVLAAGGHLEVDEITRRVRERLDSVSTQAVYDVLGALSRAGLSRRIEPAGSPARYEARVGDNHHHVVCRGCGEIADVDCATGDAPCLDPNVSHGFEVDEAEVTFWGLCPACQARRSADD
- a CDS encoding PHP domain-containing protein, whose product is MSARIDLHTHSTASDGTLGPAELVRAAAEAGLDVVALTDHDTTAGWEPAVAALPRGLTLVRGAELSCRWFGVEPAIPLHLLAYLFDPTEPELVAELARVRRAREERGERIVRLLQADGIRVSWSEILAGAAGGTVGRPHIAQALIRAGLVATTTEAFGPRWLGERYRLPKEDIDVFRAVALVRAAGGVPVFAHPRASRRGRIVPDELIVELAAAGLAGLEADHEDHSPAEREHVRALAAELGLLVTGSSDFHGTHKTVRLGAFTTGVEAYERIVELARGVTPVASG
- a CDS encoding MarC family protein → MDLKLFGEVFVTLLVIVDPPGMMPIFLALTGPLAARDRNRAAWQAVALALGVIVVFAVAGQTILAYLHVDLPALQAAGGLLLILVALELLTGKSDDPNQQATSNIALVPLGTPLLAGPGAIVATMLFVQQAGGFTDYLAIAAAIVAVMVAVWVVLRFSGGIVKVLRPGGIEVLTRIAGLLLAAIAVQLIADAIAAFVTQYLTMG
- a CDS encoding 5-formyltetrahydrofolate cyclo-ligase → MPEFSDGADVAKRDLRVALLAHRRSLPASRRAEAAASVQAELVALVRRLRPTRMTAYVPVASEPGGDDLPAVLRAALPPAAELLLPVLLDDLDLDWAAYTDPESLRAAGRGLREPTGPPLGSAAVAGADLVVVPALAVDRRGFRLGRGGGSYDRALARVPATVPTVALLHDGELVEAVPAQPHDRPVRFVITPGGGLAAVPDVARGASAGRTRVP
- a CDS encoding DUF2231 domain-containing protein, coding for MFREVNGLPGHVLVVHAAVVLVPLLALLSVAYGVLPRWRPRMGWAVAVLAVLTPIIAWVATESGEELEEVLRKRGYPPEGLQKIHEHSEYGENLLWFTVGLAVAALLLLLVTSGLPRTRDLPRWLPLVLTGVVVVLAVFALMYVYLTGDSGAKMVWSGIV